A stretch of the Aegilops tauschii subsp. strangulata cultivar AL8/78 chromosome 4, Aet v6.0, whole genome shotgun sequence genome encodes the following:
- the LOC109740265 gene encoding uncharacterized protein isoform X2 encodes MRGARTSCSSTSIPQHRRKRCPASSTAGASYLPHERPRRRAAAGAVADETPQCRVVTPLVSEPEAPAELARWWLRCMWEIGSVLNFLHVRVPFLPSYPQRPADRRTGSEIELKELEPSTRLLILKAICDIRVEIVRKLISLCREAIQGHEASKQVCAATCYCTNSLDRAPCSRRCWLSNLQCNPSLCRCLNHFVLLHNQQNIAAAAIYPLISWSDPNLGKPATCASNRLC; translated from the exons ATGCGGGGAGCACGGACGAGCTGCTCGTCGACATCCATCCCGCAGCACCGCCGAAAACGGTGCCCAGCCTCCTCAACAGCGGGCGCCTCCTACTTGCCACACG AACGGCCGCGTCGCCGAGCTGCAGCGGGTGCCGTCGCGGACGAGACGCCGCAATGCCGCGTGGTGACGCCGCTTGTGTCGGAGCCTGAAGCGCCCGCTGAGCTGGCACGGTGGTGGCTCCGCTGTATGTGGGAGATCGGTTCCGTCCTCAACTTCCTCCACGTGCGTGTCCCTTTTCTACCATCATACCCCCAGCGACCAGCAGATCGGCGTACTGG ATCTGAAATTGAATTGAAGGAGCTTGAACCATCGACTCGCTTACTGATCTTGAAAGCGATATGCGACATACGTGTCGAG ATTGTTAGAAAGCTTATTTCACTATGCCGAGAAGCGATACAGGGGCATGAAGCAAGCAAGCAGGTGTGCGCAGCGACCTGCTACTGCACTAATAGCCTTGACAGAGCACCGTGCTCCCGTCGTTGTTGGCTGTCGAATTTGCAATGCAATCCATCCCTATGTCGATGTCTTAACCACTTCGTACTTCTGCACAATCAGCAGAACATAGCAGCTGCCGCAATTTACCCATTGATTTCTTGGAGTGATCCAAACCTAGGAAAGCCTGCTACTTGTGCAAGCAACAGG TTGTGTTAA
- the LOC141021912 gene encoding uncharacterized protein, whose product MDRGTHFVSMEVWERDVNFKWEIIVVYGPADHSRSAAFLAELHAKISSATLPVVVGGDFNLLRSAEEKNNSRVDLAGMRRFNDWVTDLGLRELDRVGARFTWTNRQVSPTLSMLDRVFVSPDWELRFPLASLQAITRIGSDHVPLLLASMDERPRPPPRFRFENFWLRQPGFVEAVQTHWVSARAEPHRQMSILEEWHHLSKRSRQFMKGWGANIGRDLRIQKASLLEEIRDLDLRADISGISAEEWMHRYNLEDSLMEIYSKEEEFWRQRGSINWVLFGDANTAYFQAIANGRR is encoded by the coding sequence ATGGACCGTGGAACCCACTTTGTTAGCATGGAAGTCTGGGAACGTGACGTGAACTTCAAATGGGAGATCATAGTGGTCTATGGTCCGGCCGATCACAGTCGATCCGCCGCCTTCTTGGCAGAGCTTCATGCCAAGATCTCCTCCGCGACCCTCCCGGTCGTGGTTGGAGGCGACTTCAACCTCCTTCGATCCGCTGAGGAAAAGAATAACTCTCGGGTGGATTTGGCCGGGATGCGTCGTTTCAATGACTGGGTCACGGATCTGGGTCTTCGTGAGCTAGACAGGGTCGGGGCTCGTTTTACCTGGACTAATCGACAGGTCTCCCCGACCCTTAGCATGCTTGATCGGGTGTTTGTCTCCCCGGATTGGGAACTTCGGTTCCCTTTGGCCTCTCTTCAGGCCATTACCCGTATTGGTTCTGACCACGTCCCCCTCCTCTTAGCCTCTATGGATGAACGGCCTCGCCCTCCCCCGCGGTTCCGTTTCGAGAACTTCTGGCTTCGGCAACCAGGCTTTGTGGAAGCCGTCCAGACTCACTGGGTCTCGGCTCGCGCCGAGCCCCATAGGCAGATGTCAATCCTCGAGGAATGGCATCATTTGTCCAAACGATCCCGACAGTTCATGAAGGGATGGGGGGCGAACATTGGGAGAGATCTTCGTATTCAGAAGGCTTCCCTCCTCGAGGAGATCCGAGACCTTGACCTCCGCGCAGATATCTCTGGGATCTCCGCGGAGGAATGGATGCATAGATATAATTTGGAGGACTCCCTTATGGAGATTTACTCCAAGGAGGAAGAGTTTTGGCGCCAACGCGGCTCCATTAACTGGGTGCTATTTGGGGATGCCAACACTGCTTACTTCCAGGCCATCGCTAATGGCCGTAGGTGA
- the LOC109740265 gene encoding uncharacterized protein isoform X1, producing the protein MRGARTSCSSTSIPQHRRKRCPASSTAGASYLPHERPRRRAAAGAVADETPQCRVVTPLVSEPEAPAELARWWLRCMWEIGSVLNFLHVRVPFLPSYPQRPADRRTGSEIELKELEPSTRLLILKAICDIRVEIVRKLISLCREAIQGHEASKQVCAATCYCTNSLDRAPCSRRCWLSNLQCNPSLCRCLNHFVLLHNQQNIAAAAIYPLISWSDPNLGKPATCASNRKPLQLARTMSISPTVLFGMR; encoded by the exons ATGCGGGGAGCACGGACGAGCTGCTCGTCGACATCCATCCCGCAGCACCGCCGAAAACGGTGCCCAGCCTCCTCAACAGCGGGCGCCTCCTACTTGCCACACG AACGGCCGCGTCGCCGAGCTGCAGCGGGTGCCGTCGCGGACGAGACGCCGCAATGCCGCGTGGTGACGCCGCTTGTGTCGGAGCCTGAAGCGCCCGCTGAGCTGGCACGGTGGTGGCTCCGCTGTATGTGGGAGATCGGTTCCGTCCTCAACTTCCTCCACGTGCGTGTCCCTTTTCTACCATCATACCCCCAGCGACCAGCAGATCGGCGTACTGG ATCTGAAATTGAATTGAAGGAGCTTGAACCATCGACTCGCTTACTGATCTTGAAAGCGATATGCGACATACGTGTCGAG ATTGTTAGAAAGCTTATTTCACTATGCCGAGAAGCGATACAGGGGCATGAAGCAAGCAAGCAGGTGTGCGCAGCGACCTGCTACTGCACTAATAGCCTTGACAGAGCACCGTGCTCCCGTCGTTGTTGGCTGTCGAATTTGCAATGCAATCCATCCCTATGTCGATGTCTTAACCACTTCGTACTTCTGCACAATCAGCAGAACATAGCAGCTGCCGCAATTTACCCATTGATTTCTTGGAGTGATCCAAACCTAGGAAAGCCTGCTACTTGTGCAAGCAACAGG AAACCACTTCAACTAGCCAGGACCATGTCTATTAGTCCTACAGTACTTTTTGGAATGAGATGA